The region tttggcttaaattgctaaaaaggcgaaacgtttgccttaaattgctaaaaatgtaaaacgtttggttttgtttcgtagcgtttataaaggtttggcataaatcactaaaatggtgacgcgtttggattttttcgtaccgtttgtaaacgtttggctaaaatcgctaaaaaggggaaacattgagatttgtttcgtaacgtttgtaaacgtttcgctcaaattgctaaaaagatgtaacgtttggttttgtttcgtaaagtttgtaaacgtttggcttaaattgctaaacaggggaaacgtttggatttgtttcgtaacgtttgtaaacatttggcttaaatcgctaaaaaggggaaacgtttggatttgttgcgttacgattgtaaacgttttgcttaaatcactaaaaaggcgaaacttttggatttgtttcgtaacgtttgtaaacgtttggcttaaatcgcctaaaaggtgaaacgtttggatttgtttcgaaacgtttgtaaacgtttggcttaaattgctaaaaaggtgaaacgcttggatttgtttagtaacatttgtaaatgtttagcttcaattactaaaaaggtgaaatgcttggaattgttctggaaagtttgtaaacgtttggcttaaattgctaaaaatttgaaacgcttggttttgtttcgtaacgtttgtaaacgtttggcctaaatttttaaaaatgggaaagctttagattggtttcaaaacatttgtaaacgtttggcttaaatcgctaaaaacgtgaaacatttgtatttttttcgtagcgttcttaaacgtttggcttaaatcgctaaaaaggtgaaacatttggatttgttttgtaacgttttaaacgtttggcttaaattgctaaaatggggagacatttgaattttttttgtagcgtttgtaaacgttcgctaaaatcgctaaaaaggtgaaacgtttggatttttttgtaacgtttgtaaacgttctgcttaaatagctaaaaaggtgaaacttttggatttgtttcgtaacgtttgtaaacgtttggcttaaattgctaaaaaggcaaaacgtttggatttgtttcgtaacgtttgtaaacgtttggcttaaattgctaaaaaggagaaacgcttagatttgtttcgtaatgtttgtaaacgtttggcttaaatcgctaaaaaggggaaacgtttggatttttttgtagtgtttgtagacgtttgtcttaaatcactaaaaaggtgaaatgattggatttgtttcgtagcgtttgtaaatgtttgtcttaaatcgctaaaaaggtgaaacgtttggatttgttttgtaccgtttgtaaacgtttggcttaaattgctaaaaaggtgaaatgtttgatttgttttgtaacgtttgtaaacgtttggcttaaattgctaaagaggtgaaacatttggatttatttccaaacctttgtaaatgtttgggttaaatcgctaaaaaggtgaaatgtttggatttgtttcgtaacttttgtaaacgttccgcttaaatcgataaaaaaggtgaaacgcttggatttgttttgcaacgtttgtaaacttttggtttaaattgctaaaaaggtgaaacgcttggttttgttatgtaacgtttttaaacgtttggcttaaattgttagtagtatgtgccctagggccatttgatcgtgtatatttgtagaattaatcccaatggcaaagatatatatgttttatttgaactaagtgtctcatcaactaagtgttcatttattacgtattgtccttatcacattgtgatagaatctattcataaggtgttaagaatatgagtgacatattctattatacaagtgatctaaataaccgttcaaaatcgatggggtcctgcgaataagggcatcgcattatcccagaaagatcgtcacctctgtttatttcCCTTATTAGTAAATAGCTACTAAtcataggaagtagtgagtctcatactacttgatggggatcagaataaacatgtggacactcaaggtgttgagtaagtTGAacgagtgacgctagatgacttatacatggtaattcattaaagtcaatttaatgtcatctagttcataattgtacatatttCCTTTGACTTgcagtgacactatcttgtatataggtgattagagtttgatactctttaACCCTAGacctttcatgagctagggccgcgggatatgttggctctaattagttgtatatggagataggggtttaacctagaaaggattcatcactctaaatgaacagagacaagattctatgctatctcgaattgttcttgatggatgataaaacctgcgcaggtgtatatgacttgcATAGAAAGTTTTTTCTAGTTGatgtcatatttatcaagaattagacttgagagatgaggtcatataatcaagacaaacagtgtttgacttaatcgtgacactagtcgagattggaatcttagatgaagggaattttaagtgtacggtaattatgaacattggttcataaagaatgcatcgaaccattcatctctatttagaggtcgtgatatgttgctagacgtcactctcgatttacgagaattaataattaaatgggatttaattatttattattagaaaggcatttcttatgtctctcgttgccatatagatgtgaacctagttagtcaaaCACAATAGAGtttgcaaccgattgagtttggaaagattgatttcatatagatacaataacaagtacaaattaaggactaatttgtaagagttataaattagtaggaacctaatagTACTatatccaagttaattagggactaatttataagagttataaattagtaggaacctaattatattttaaccaagttttattattaaaaggcttaagtaattaattagtgtaattgataatacttaaatcactaatcataagttaatggaatgatgatgtcatggtgatgatttaatgagataagcttatgtcatatatgggatgtcatatgatgacatcacctatatgatgtcacctatgtgatgtcaccacattaAAGGTGCCATGTGGTGGCAatacctttgcttggtgtgtgacacctagcatgcaaggtgttgcattcttaagcaaagctctaccttaTAAATAGAGCTTGGCTTTTCTCATTTCATTACacaacaccacacaacacacatctcaatataaagttgtagagagagaaagtactTGAAGGAGTTCCAGTAGTCAtgaatcacgggaaaaacttagcgacgtttttcatacatccgagcaaagacgtaatcgcggcgagagtttgagcttagggctgctcggcaagaggaactcttgcgaaTTACTTCAAGGCAagcaatcggacgcatactcgtgtggatgagcttgaggtcgccgtacttttaggactacaagaatcgtttgAGAATCGACATatgtattcttcttacgattcctataTGCGTGCTTTagttactaaatgatacgacgatccattttgttgttgatatgatcaacattAGGATccagattgttggaattttgattttgaattgaaatatacgatccggacccgcgcgtctcgctgcgccaacagtggtatcaaagAAAAGGATAATGTGCATGGAGATGCAACACATGGAAATGTGTCGATTATCCGATTCTAGGGAACTCTCACTCATGATCGAGTGACGAAGTGAGGCTCTCCAACCTAGAGCGTATGTGATGCGTGCTTTGAtaggtacatatggatgtcacccTATGAGATAGGATCGAGTCCATATTGGTCCACAACCTCACTGTTCGCCAATAGTGGTGTCAGAGCCActgtatcatcgagtattaacgctttacgattgaaaacatgtataaataatcatggacttaggaattattatgggcatgtaatttataattctgagggcttaatttttttccaaaacgaataaacgctattttgatattaattacatttgattaaattatgtctagaagattggtacttaagaggtccgctcgtgaccctccaatctatcttgcaaatttttctaatgtgatcattttacataatacgtgattcgcttgtatATTATGTTGTTatcaacggaatatgcggaaaaagcgaaacccgaaaaaaaagacccggggaaaaaaaattataatattgttttttttcataaaaaccaaaaatgagTAACGACGGGAGGAAGAGTTAGAGGAGATTCATGAATCGATTTCAGATCTGAATATGGCAGTAATTGGGAGTAATGAAAAGATAGAGAAGAAGTTGGATCTAGAAGATGATGAAAGATCATAATCAATGGCGAAGGAACAGATTGTGCAGATTGGAGAGAGTAATCAGATTACGGAGGTACATGGAACTAGGGTCTGCCAAGAAGAAGTAGCTGTTGAAATCAAAGAGACTGAGGATGGTCCTAAGGTTGGCAATGAGAACAAATCTTGGAGATCACTATTTACTTCAAATATGTTAAAAGAAAATGGTACTAAGCTGTAGTATCACCCACCATCGTTGAGTAATGGAAAACGATTTGTTAAATTCAACTCGAAGGAGGTAAATGAAGGTGAAGAAAGGTGGAAGTATTCACTAGTTTGTTCGGTAATTGGTACTGGACCAAGATTTTTCAGATTGAAAGGATTTCTAATGAGTAGATGGAGGGATATTGGTCTTAGTGAGGTAATCCAAATTAACCCTAAGATGTTCCTTTTACAATTTGATTGTGATGATGGCAAAGTTAAAGGTCTTCGTGATGGACTGATTTTCTTTGATCAAAGGCCTGTTGTGGTCAAAGAATGGCAAAGAAGGATGAAATTTACTATTGATGAACTATTGAAAATTCCAGTGTGGATTCAACTTCCAAAGCTACCATGGGAGTTCTGGTCACAAGAAATACTAGGGAGAATTTCAAGTCTTTGTGGAAGACTAATGTATACTGACCAGTATACAAGTGACTTCTCTAGGCtatcctatgcccgagtacTAGTGGAGATGGAGGTATTTGGAGAATTTCCAGAAGAGATTGTGCTAGAAGATGAAAATGGGGATCAATTTACACAGAAGGTTGTTTATGAATGGAAGCCCCAAGCTTGTACCAAGTGTAAAATGCTAGGGCATAATGTGACCTATTGTAAGAACAATACTGATATCCAGAAAGCTTGGATCCCTAAAGAAAAGGAAGTGATAAAAGAGAATGGTGAGAAGATGGAAAGTGGTAGTAAGGAGAAAGATGAGGTGATTATGGGAGCTATAGCAGGGAACAAGAGTATTGAGAACAACAGTGTAGGGAACCATAAAAATCCCTATGGTAGCAAAACTCCAGCCCAGGCCAAGGGTAAGAGTAAGGTGGTGGTTCAGGCTAAAACTATGGGGATTCCATTAGGAGCCAGAACTAGTACTTTTGGTGAAAAAAGTGATGTGATGGTGGAAAATATGGGAGTAGGAAAAGTTGGTGTCATTGGAGACAGGAGGCCCGGAAAGCACAATTTTCCCCCTGAAAAGGGAAAATGATTGGTGCTTGGAATATTAGGGGTCTAAATGATCCCATAACGCAATTAGAGGTGAAGAAGCTCATATGTACTCATCAGCTCTCTCTAATTGCGATTGTGGAAACAAGTGTGCGAGAGGTTAACATCAAGAAAGTTTATGACATTATGAATCTGAATGGATGGAGGTTAGTCAACAACAATGATTGTTGTTCCTTGGGTAGATTATGGATCCTGATAAAAATGGATATTTGGTCAGTAATAGGTGTTAGTAAAACTGATCAAATGATTCACTGTGAGGTGGAGAATAATTGCACGAAGTTCAATTGCACATTCATTTATAGTGCCAATGACCACCTGAAAAGGAAAGAGTTATGGAAGGACCTATGTAATATAACACTGAATCAGGAGATGGCATGGGTAATTCTTGGAGACTTAAATGCTATTCTTAGAGATAGTGAGAGAATTGGTGGCAACAGTGTTAACCAGGGTGACTCTGAGGAATTTCAGGCTTGTATAGATGAATTTAACTTGCTGGAATTGAAGTGGTCAGGTAACTTGTTTACATGGACCAACAATCAGGATGCTGTTAGCAAAATATGGAGGAGATTGGATAGAGCATTAGTGAATGAGGAGTGGATGAACAAATTCAATAATGTAGAGGCCAGAATACTCAACCAATGTATTTCTGACCATGCTCCTATTATTATTGGATTTAATGAGTTTGTTGTCAATCAACCTAAGCCTTTTAGATTCTGTAATATGTGGACAGAATGTAAggagtttttaaatattttaaggaATGTTTGGAGTAAACCTATAGGAAGCCACCCTATGTTTAGAATTGTGCAAAAGCTTAAAATGTTGAAGCATGATTTAAAAGATCTTAATAGGTCCAATTT is a window of Mercurialis annua linkage group LG2, ddMerAnnu1.2, whole genome shotgun sequence DNA encoding:
- the LOC126668397 gene encoding uncharacterized protein LOC126668397; the encoded protein is MIGAWNIRGLNDPITQLEVKKLICTHQLSLIAIVETSVREVNIKKVYDIMNLNGWRLVNNNDCCSLGRLWILIKMDIWSVIGVSKTDQMIHCEVENNCTKFNCTFIYSANDHLKRKELWKDLCNITLNQEMAWVILGDLNAILRDSERIGGNSVNQGDSEEFQACIDEFNLLELKWSGNLFTWTNNQDAVSKIWRRLDRALVNEEWMNKFNNVEARILNQCISDHAPIIIGFNEFVVNQPKPFRFCNMWTECKEFLNILRNVWSKPIGSHPMFRIVQKLKMLKHDLKDLNRSNFCDISLQVERVRKLLEEIQCQIHKNPLDPELLDEELAVGSLVKKLLKWEEKNASNKISHLKVNGVIISDQDEIVRSIVGYYKSLFGTNNAWNASIENRILSNGNLVSVEDSINMCKPVLNSEIIGAIFEIGSDKAPGADGYNSVFFKKSWDIIGSEVCAALREFFDSGCLLKQINTTIITIIPEVENAKNMSDFRPIL